In Gossypium hirsutum isolate 1008001.06 chromosome D06, Gossypium_hirsutum_v2.1, whole genome shotgun sequence, one genomic interval encodes:
- the LOC107960268 gene encoding uncharacterized protein: MEEYWRMCVGVSITQNFPHRKSMENTGFFQKNSSVFMADDHDFSDVFGGPPRSVLCREFTDDFTQSASFYDEAFGPLDFSSCYSIKGGRSLPAFRIPAKVEWSFSTDIFESDDDLRRSSWERTESDSSSVMSWQEMSGLRRTDGDDFGLSSYFAPKLRWNSTTNQEPSKQQEQQQQMPPFPSTASFYNGNLHMENENRIDNPMKSSSLYRFNKRTSSPETISLEPHSFSSIKISLADDSEFNSPSSLSSCFSQEPETIARVQTNPLSEDEYDDDEDDEDGMSSYVIEINSDFRQSSSEEAVSIDEAIAWAKERYNNTQREHENDQTMQSPLEEKPRKPKTEEEKDQDVKHWSSGNENNIRMLLSTLHDILWANSGWHRIDLTSLAESSQVKKAYQKARLCLHPDKLQQRGATLSQKYVAEKAFAILQDAWSAFISQDVFFNKSTKMQGILESFWEAWNKQGVHGLEGIRAVLKA, encoded by the exons ATGGAAGAGTATTGGCGAATGTGCGTTGGAGTATCAATAACCCAAAATTTCCCACATCGAAAATCCATGGAAAACACtggtttttttcaaaaaaactcCTCCGTTTTCATGGCTGATGATCATGATTTCTCCGACGTCTTCGGTGGTCCACCGCGGAGTGTGCTTTGCAGGGAGTTCACTGATGATTTCACCCAATCGGCGTCGTTTTACGATGAGGCTTTCGGGCCATTGGATTTCAGTTCGTGTTATTCGATTAAGGGTGGGAGGAGTTTGCCGGCGTTTAGGATTCCGGCCAAAGTGGAATGGTCGTTCTCCACTGACATTTTCGAGTCAGATGATGATCTCCGGCGATCTAGCTGGGAACGAACCGAGTCGGATTCATCTTCGGTGATGAGTTGGCAGGAAATGAGCGGTCTCCGGCGAACGGACGGTGATGATTTCGGACTGTCGTCGTATTTTGCTCCAAAACTCAG ATGGAACTCAACAACAAATCAAGAACCATCAAAacaacaagaacaacaacaacAGATGCCACCATTTCCAAGCACTGCTTCGTTTTATAATGGAAATCTTCACATGGAAAACGAAAACCGTATTGATAATCCGATGAAAAGCTCATCGCTTTATCGTTTCAACAAACGTACTTCTTCCCCGGAAACCATTAGCTTGGAACCCCATTCTTTTTCAAGCATCAAAATATCATTGGCCGATGATTCGGAGTTCAACTCCCCTTCGTCCCTGTCTTCATGTTTTAGTCAAGAACCTGAGACCATAGCCAGAGTCCAGACTAATCCGCTCTCAGAAGATGAATACGATGATGACGAGGATGACGAAGACGGAATGAGTTCTTATGTTATTGAGATAAATTCTGATTTTAGACAAAGTAGCAGTGAAGAAGCAGTTTCAATTGATGAAGCCATTGCTTGGGCAAAAGAGAGATACAATAATACCCAAAGAGAACATGAAAATGATCAAACAATGCAATCTCCATTG GAAGAAAAACCGAGAAAACcaaaaactgaagaagaaaaagacCAAGATGTGAAGCATTGGTCATCTGGCAATGAAAATAACATCCGAATGCTCCTTTCAACACTTCATGAT ATTCTATGGGCAAATAGTGGTTGGCACAGGATAGATCTCACAAGCCTTGCAGAAAGCTCACAAGTGAAAAAAGCTTATCAAAAAGCAAGGCTCTGTCTTCACCCAGACAAATTGCAACAAAGAGGTGCAACATTATCACAAAAATATGTAGCAGAGAAGGCCTTTGCCATCCTCCAG GATGCATGGAGTGCATTCATCTCCCAAGATGTCTTCTTCAACAAGTCAACAAAAATGCAAGGAATTTTGGAATCTTTTTGGGAAGCTTGGAACAAACAAGGAGTCCACGGACTCGAAGGAATAAGGGCCGTGTTAAAAGcttaa
- the LOC107960270 gene encoding uncharacterized protein, translating into MSCFVPFNNRNIDISIFAFKPTVVLVDELIESLKRFSVRTENLGCIQSSIFKSIHGNLIIWYGGWLKKSTENKEVLIETLLSMLTSTSSMAILTQHSFFDSYAGESKEGSNAAKFSTGDIISLNLISSPCFSELQDVTYANLALFRSRFSKMDGATSGVCLKCQTMPMVACLYVWKSLLHCYSWILTSDFRKTELPYLDRFSPSVKYDIF; encoded by the exons atgtcttgctttgtacctttcaataacaGAAATATAGATATATCCATTTTTGCATTTAAGCCAACAGTTGTTCTTGTTGATGAACTCATTGAATCATTGAAACGGTTCAGCGTTCGTACTGAAAATCTGGGTTGTATTCAAAGTTCTATTTTCAAGAGCATCCATGGCAATCTG ATCATATGGTATGGAGGATGGCTGAAGAAATCTACTGAAAACAAAGAAGTTTTGATTGAAACACTT CTATCAATGTTAACAAGTACGTCAAGCATGGCTATTTTAACACAACATAGCTTCTTCGATTCATATGCCGGCGAATCAAAAGAGGGCTCAAATGCAGCCAAGTTCTCCACTGGAGACATAATCTCCTTGAACCTCATTTCGTCGCCGTGTTTCAGTGAACTACAAGATGTAACCTACGCGAACTTAGCCTTATTCAGGTCACGCTTCTCGAAGATGGATGGTGCGACATCGGGCGTTTGCTTGAAATGCCAAACCATGCCGATGGTAGCTTGCCTTTACGTATGGAAATCACTCCTCCATTGCTATTCGTGGATCCTTACCTCCGATTTCCGGAAAACGGAGCTGCCGTATCTCGATCGGTTTTCGCCGAGTGTGAAGTACGACATCTTCTAG
- the LOC107960269 gene encoding putative hydrolase C777.06c, giving the protein MENQKPLQNGNNVAGDDRRRVGDGSALIFLGTGCSSAVPNAMCLIQPSDPPCHVCSQSLSIPPEHNPNYRCNTSLLIDYCSTNGMHNYIIIDVGKTFKEQVLRWFTFHKIPRIDSIVLTHEHADAVLGLDDIRVVQPHSPTNDIDPTAIYLTQYTMDSVAAKFPYLVQKKLREGQEVRRVAQLDWRIIEEDYDKPFVASGLKFVPLPVMHGEDYICLGFLFGEKSKVAYISDVSRFPSNTEYVISKSGSGQLDLLIVDCLYKKGSHNVHLCLPQTLDALKRICPKRALLIGMTHDFDQHKDNKVLMEWSEREGIHVQLARDGLKVPIDL; this is encoded by the exons atggagaacCAAAAGCCGCTCCAAAACGGGAATAATGTGGCCGGCGATGATCGCCGCCGCGTCGGCGATGGATCGGCGTTGATTTTCCTTGGAACAGGTTGCTCCAGTGCCGTTCCGAACGCAATGTGCTTGATCCAGCCCTCCGATCCTCCTTGTCACGTTTGTTCTCAATCCCTCTCTATCCCTCCCGAACATAACCCTAATTACAG gTGTAATACATCTTTGCTTATAGATTATTGTTCGACCAATGGTAtgcataattatattataattgatGTTGGGAAGACATTCAAGGAGCAAGTTTTGCGATGGTTTACTTTCCACAAGATTCCTCGAATCGATTCC ATTGTTTTGACTCATGAACATGCTGATGCAGTTCTTGGTCTGGATGATATACGTGTTGTGCAACCACATAGTCCTACGAATGATATCGATCCCACTGCAATTTACCTAACTCAATACACGATGGATAG CGTTgctgcaaaatttccatatttggTTCAGAAGAAACTTAGAGAAGGCCAAGAAGTAAGGCGGGTGGCACAACTTGACTGGAGGATAATTGAGGAAGACTATGACAAACCATTTGTTGCTTCAGGACTAAAATTTGTTCCTTTGCCA GTGATGCATGGAGAAGATTATATTTGTTTAGGTTTTCTTTTTGGTGAAAAGTCTAAAGTGGCTTATATTTCTGATGTCTCACGTTTTCCTTCAAACACAGAGTATG TTATTTCCAAAAGCGGCAGTGGGCAATTGGATCTTCTGATAGTGGATTGTTTGTACAAG AAAGGATCCCATAACGTTCACTTATGCTTACCTCAg ACTCTTGACGCTCTAAAGCGGATATGTCCTAAACGAGCTCTATTAATTGGAATGACTCATGATTTTGATCAACACAAAGACAATAAGGTTCTCATGGAATGGTCTGAGAG GGAAGGAATCCATGTCCAACTTGCACGTGATGGTCTGAAGGTCCCCATAGACCTATAA
- the LOC121218672 gene encoding putative ALA-interacting subunit 2 — protein MDTDRERHRARETAFYLFTQQSLPACKPVLTPGWVIAIFLFMGVIFIPVGLITLRASHCVVEIVDRYDIDCVPEPSRMDKVSYIQDDSIPKNCSHFMKVHKYMKAPIYIYYQLDNYYQNHRRYVKSRSDKQLLDGQKYHDTSSCQPVESNNNRPIVPCGLIAWSLFNDTFEFIREGAELKVNRKNIAWKSDRGHKFGKNVYPFNFQNGTLIGGGKLNPEIPLSDQEDLIVWMRTSALPSFRKLYGRIEEDLDVDDVVVVNLMNNYNTYSFGGKKKLVLSTSSWLGGKNDFLGHACVFVGCSSLTLAIIFMLLHVKYRRPYGDMSYLPWNRKSFSG, from the exons ATGGATACGGATAGAGAGAGACACAGAGCCAGAGAAACAG CTTTTTATCTGTTTACTCAGCAAAGTCTTCCGGCTTGCAAACCCGTCTTAACACCAGGATGG GTTATAGCAATATTTTTGTTTATGGGTGTCATTTTCATTCCTGTTGGCCTGATCACTCTGCGTGCTTCTCATTGT GTTGTTGAAATTGTGGACCGATATGATATTGATTGTGTACCTGAGCCATCTAGAATGGATAAAGTTTCATATATCCAAGATGACTCAATTCCCAAGAATTGTTCTCATTTCATGAAG GTGCACAAGTACATGAAAGCTCCAATTTACATTTACTATCAACTCGATAATTATTATCAGAACCACCGAAG GTACGTCAAAAGCAGAAGCGATAAGCAACTCTTGGATGGCCAGAAGTATCATGACACAAGTTCTTGTCAACCTGTGGAGTCGAATAACAATAGGCCTATTGTTCCTTGCGGATTGATAGCATGGAGTTTATTTAATGATACATTTGAATTTATTCGTGAGGGAGCAGAACTCAAAGTGAACAGGAAAAACATTGCGTGGAAGAGTGATCGGGGCCACAAATTCGGAAAGAACGTATATCCTTTCAATTTCCAAAATGGAACCTTGATTGGTGGTGGAAAACTGAATCCGGAAATTCCT CTAAGCGACCAGGAAGATCTTATTGTATGGATGCGTACATCTGCTCTCCCTAGCTTCCGGAAATTGTACGGGAGAATCGAAGAAGATTTGGATGTTGATGATGTCGTAGTAGTCAATCTTATGAACAACTACAACACTTATAGTTTTGGTGGTAAAAAGAAGCTCGTCCTTTCAACGTCAAGCTGGTTAGGAGGAAAGAACGACTTTCTCGGCCATGCTTGTGTCTTTGTCGGATGTTCTTCTCTTACGCTTGCTATCATCTTCATGTTGCTACATGTAAAATATCGAAG GCCCTATGGAGACATGAGTTATTTACCTTGGAACAGGAAAAGCTTTTCAGGGTGA
- the LOC121218454 gene encoding solanesyl diphosphate synthase 3, chloroplastic/mitochondrial — MALSSDQTPEVAMSAFEYDDVTGTSASLGKGSLSDIRQGIVTAPILFAMEEFPRLKSALEYLWKSRGIQRTKELAIKHANLVAAAIDSLPESSNIDVTKSRHALINLTRILVTRNK, encoded by the exons ATGGCCCTTTCATCCGATCAAACACCCGAAGTTGCAATGTCGGCTTTCGAATACG ACGATGTCACAGGCACATCAGCTTCCCTGGGAAAGGGTTCTTTATCTGATATACGGCAG GGAATTGTAACTGCTCCAATATTATTTGCTATGGAAGAGTTTCCTCGGTTAAAATCG GCTCTCGAGTACCTATGGAAGAGTCGTGGAATACAGAGGACGAAAGAGCTAGCAATAAAGCATGCTAATCTTGTTGCAGCAGCCATTGATTCTTTGCCCGAAAGTAGCAACATCGACGTAACAAAGTCGAGACACGCACTTATTAATCTCACTCGAATACTCGTCACTAGgaacaaatga
- the LOC107960265 gene encoding uncharacterized protein, producing the protein MNPDPPPAPPPPFDPSRMIGIIKRKALIKELAAVYHAECLAKCQELLELQKKWDEPFIDLKIPDDLRKEKIRPSKRVKKSR; encoded by the exons ATGAAT CCAGATCCTCCTCCTGCTCCGCCGCCTCCATTCGATCCCAGTCGAA TGATCGGCATCATTAAGAGGAAGGCCTTAATTAAAGAGTTAGCTGCCGTATACCATGCCGAATGCCTAGCAAAATGTCAAGAACTTCTGGAGCTTCAGAAAAAGTGGGATGAG CCATTTATCGATCTCAAAATCCCCGACGATTTGAGGAAAGAGAAAATAAGGCCCTCAAAACGAGTAAAGAAGTCTCGCTAA